From a single Paenibacillus sp. FSL R5-0345 genomic region:
- a CDS encoding glycoside hydrolase family 88/105 protein, translating to MKRSHWAIHTADSIMARTPKLYEDKGYNGSWTYDYGVVLNGFEWLWKQTGDAKYLQFIQDHMDYFIQEDGSVKGYHLDEYNIDHINNGKLLFTLYKETKQEKYKQAATLFRKQLKAHPRTSEGAFWHKNIYPYQIWLDGLYMGAPFYLAYLLAFEEGQGLEDVTKQFILCEKHTKDSETGLLYHAWDEQHIQPWCDPETGLSPNFWARSLGWYLMALVDVLELLPSEHADYPELVRILNDTLTAVKKYQDPESGVWYQVVNLGERKGNYLEASASSMIVYAMAKGIRLGVLEASWYEPLDRAFQGLISEFVLETKEGWVNLNKNCQVAGLGGVDQRDGTFAYYISEPIVTNDQKGVGAFLQACVEYEQLRGWI from the coding sequence ATGAAGAGATCACATTGGGCAATTCACACGGCAGACTCTATCATGGCGAGGACACCAAAGCTCTATGAGGATAAAGGCTACAACGGAAGCTGGACCTATGACTATGGTGTGGTGTTGAATGGATTTGAATGGCTGTGGAAGCAAACTGGCGATGCGAAGTATCTGCAATTCATTCAAGATCATATGGATTACTTTATTCAGGAAGATGGCAGCGTTAAGGGCTATCATTTGGACGAGTACAATATCGATCACATTAATAACGGGAAATTATTATTCACACTATATAAAGAAACCAAGCAGGAAAAATATAAACAAGCGGCTACCTTATTTAGAAAACAGCTAAAGGCACATCCGCGAACCTCGGAAGGCGCTTTTTGGCATAAAAATATTTATCCCTATCAAATCTGGTTGGATGGTCTTTATATGGGTGCACCTTTCTATTTGGCCTACTTGCTAGCCTTTGAGGAAGGGCAGGGGCTTGAAGATGTGACGAAACAATTTATTTTATGTGAGAAGCACACTAAAGATTCGGAAACGGGTCTGCTATATCACGCATGGGATGAACAACATATTCAGCCTTGGTGTGACCCCGAGACAGGGCTATCTCCTAACTTTTGGGCGCGTTCACTTGGCTGGTATCTTATGGCTTTAGTTGATGTTCTAGAGTTATTGCCGAGTGAGCATGCTGATTATCCAGAACTGGTCCGAATTCTAAACGATACTTTAACTGCTGTGAAGAAATATCAGGATCCTGAATCAGGAGTCTGGTATCAAGTAGTGAATCTGGGGGAACGCAAAGGGAATTATTTAGAAGCTTCTGCTTCCAGTATGATTGTGTACGCTATGGCAAAAGGTATTCGATTAGGCGTGTTAGAGGCTAGTTGGTACGAACCGTTAGACCGCGCGTTCCAAGGACTTATCAGCGAATTTGTACTAGAAACCAAAGAAGGTTGGGTCAATCTAAATAAAAATTGCCAAGTGGCGGGGTTAGGTGGAGTGGACCAAAGAGATGGTACCTTTGCTTATTACATTAGTGAGCCTATTGTCACGAATGACCAAAAAGGTGTGGGTGCTTTCCTACAAGCCTGTGTGGAATACGAACAATTAAGAGGCTGGATCTGA
- a CDS encoding carbohydrate ABC transporter permease yields MVHDKTISSRIFSAINFTLLALIALITILPIMHVVAGSFTTTAELAANKFVLIPKVWSLEAYKYIFSTNTIFKAMGVSIGVTVIGTFFSLLITSLMAYALARRDLDGRKMVNFMVVFTMLFHGGMIPTFLVVKELGLIDTYASLILPSAISAFNMIILKTFFQNIPDGLEESAKIDGCNDFGILFRIVLPLSLPALATIGLFYAVTYWNTYMNAILYLDDSTKWPIQVLLRQIVVLASGMDHSATLDAAAPPPDQTIKMAVIVVATLPILCVYPFLQKHFAKGAMLGSMKG; encoded by the coding sequence ATGGTACATGATAAAACAATCAGTAGTAGAATTTTTTCGGCTATAAACTTTACGCTGCTAGCGCTCATAGCTTTAATTACCATTCTTCCGATTATGCACGTTGTAGCAGGCTCATTTACAACGACTGCAGAGCTAGCGGCTAATAAATTTGTACTGATACCAAAAGTGTGGAGTCTGGAAGCTTACAAGTATATCTTCTCAACGAATACAATATTTAAAGCCATGGGTGTTTCCATTGGTGTCACGGTGATTGGTACATTCTTCAGTTTGTTAATCACTTCTCTGATGGCTTACGCTCTTGCTAGAAGAGATCTGGACGGACGTAAAATGGTTAACTTTATGGTTGTGTTCACCATGCTCTTTCATGGTGGAATGATCCCAACTTTCCTCGTAGTGAAGGAATTAGGACTAATAGATACGTACGCATCACTTATTCTACCTTCAGCGATTAGTGCATTTAACATGATCATCCTTAAAACATTTTTTCAGAATATACCAGATGGTCTGGAGGAGTCAGCCAAAATTGATGGTTGTAATGACTTCGGAATTTTATTTCGAATTGTATTGCCACTATCCTTACCTGCGTTAGCGACTATCGGATTGTTCTATGCGGTTACGTATTGGAATACCTACATGAATGCGATTCTGTATTTGGATGATAGTACGAAGTGGCCAATACAGGTTCTACTGAGACAAATTGTTGTGCTTGCCAGCGGTATGGATCACAGCGCTACACTGGACGCTGCTGCTCCACCGCCAGATCAAACGATTAAAATGGCTGTTATCGTTGTAGCTACTCTACCAATACTATGTGTATATCCATTCCTGCAAAAGCATTTTGCTAAAGGAGCAATGTTAGGTTCTATGAAGGGCTAA
- a CDS encoding glycoside hydrolase family 28 protein — translation MSVYNIDDFGALKNSGMLATEAIARAIEAASEAGGGTVYVPAGTYYTGAIVMKSNIELNLNPGTILSFSTNPVNYPAVECRWEGVKQQVHTPCIHGKGLVNISITGSGTINGNGKAWWDVFRNRREELKYPRPTLIGFDSCQRVTIKDVSLVNSPSWTVNPVACYNVTIDNLSILNPADSPNTDGINPESCTNVRISNCNIDVGDDCIAIKAGTEDTKERIPCENITITNCTMVHGHGGVVLGSEMSGDIRNVTISNCVFKQTDRGIRMKSRRGRGGTIEDIRISNIVMEDVICPFTLNLYYFCGPRGKEKYVWDKNPYPITDETPCFRRIHFANITARNVHAAAGFLYGLAEQYVSEITFSNIDISMASNAVPGHPDMMTGIENMNNRGFFLGNARDVQFQQVTIENHEGPAFYIENGEAIEIVNCQSKNTKKPEKLVEQVTVSPTEQNVCP, via the coding sequence ATGTCCGTATATAATATTGACGATTTTGGTGCGCTTAAGAATAGCGGAATGTTAGCGACAGAAGCGATTGCGCGTGCGATTGAAGCGGCAAGTGAGGCTGGTGGAGGAACTGTTTATGTGCCAGCTGGCACTTACTATACGGGTGCGATTGTTATGAAAAGCAATATTGAATTAAATTTAAATCCAGGAACGATCCTTTCATTCAGTACGAACCCTGTGAATTACCCTGCGGTGGAATGTAGATGGGAAGGGGTGAAGCAGCAGGTTCATACACCTTGTATTCATGGTAAAGGTTTAGTCAATATATCGATTACCGGAAGCGGAACTATTAATGGTAATGGTAAGGCATGGTGGGATGTATTTCGGAACCGTCGGGAAGAGCTAAAGTACCCCCGTCCGACTTTGATTGGCTTTGATAGCTGTCAGCGGGTAACGATTAAGGATGTCTCGCTGGTGAATTCTCCTAGCTGGACCGTTAATCCTGTGGCCTGCTACAATGTGACGATTGATAACCTGTCCATTTTGAACCCGGCTGATTCTCCGAATACAGATGGTATTAATCCAGAGTCCTGTACGAATGTTCGGATAAGTAACTGCAATATTGATGTAGGTGATGACTGCATTGCTATCAAAGCAGGAACTGAAGATACGAAAGAACGTATTCCATGCGAGAATATCACGATCACAAACTGTACCATGGTTCATGGGCATGGTGGAGTTGTTCTTGGAAGTGAAATGAGTGGAGATATTCGGAATGTAACCATTAGCAACTGTGTTTTTAAGCAAACCGATCGTGGCATTCGTATGAAATCAAGACGGGGTCGTGGTGGAACTATTGAAGACATTAGGATCAGTAATATTGTAATGGAAGACGTCATTTGTCCATTTACTCTGAATCTATACTATTTCTGTGGGCCGCGCGGGAAAGAAAAGTATGTGTGGGATAAAAATCCTTATCCGATCACTGATGAAACGCCATGCTTTAGACGCATCCATTTCGCCAATATTACCGCACGTAATGTTCATGCTGCTGCGGGATTCTTATATGGACTGGCGGAGCAGTATGTATCGGAGATTACTTTTTCAAATATTGATATCTCTATGGCAAGTAATGCGGTTCCCGGGCATCCGGATATGATGACAGGAATCGAGAACATGAACAATCGCGGATTTTTCCTAGGCAATGCAAGGGATGTACAATTCCAACAGGTGACTATCGAGAATCATGAAGGACCTGCTTTTTACATTGAAAATGGCGAAGCAATAGAGATCGTGAATTGTCAGTCCAAGAACACGAAAAAGCCGGAGAAACTAGTAGAACAAGTTACCGTTTCGCCCACAGAACAGAATGTGTGTCCGTAA
- a CDS encoding YeiH family protein, with product MGDSQGLYQSNHKKEVGFALGIGLTLIIALVAKYLAGFPFLSIMGQLVIAILIGIIWRATVGVPGTITQGTDFSSKKLLRLGIILLGMRLNLMDIVAAGPRVFLLAVIVIVFTISVVYGLARLFKVDKRLSILTACGTAICGAAAVVAIAPQIKAKDDETAIGAAIVAILGTIFTLLYTFLYPLLGLSDLGYGVFSGATLHEIAHVIAAADAGGNAAVDMAVIVKLTRVALLVPVAILIGIWTNRAERKVQGVQSKASWKSIPIPWFILGFLLVSGVNSLGIVSASVANGIVTIAYMLIAMAMAGLGLNVDLAAFRRLGMKSFAAGLIGSVLLSLVGFTLVHWFGLA from the coding sequence ATGGGGGATTCACAGGGATTATACCAATCGAACCATAAGAAAGAGGTTGGTTTTGCGCTTGGCATTGGATTGACCTTAATCATTGCATTAGTCGCAAAGTATTTAGCAGGCTTTCCATTTCTCTCTATTATGGGCCAACTGGTCATTGCCATTCTAATCGGAATTATTTGGCGGGCAACCGTCGGAGTGCCGGGCACGATCACTCAAGGGACTGATTTTTCCAGCAAAAAGCTACTGCGTCTAGGAATTATCCTGCTTGGTATGCGGTTGAATTTAATGGATATCGTAGCTGCGGGTCCAAGGGTATTTCTACTGGCTGTTATCGTGATCGTATTTACGATCTCTGTTGTCTACGGGCTTGCTCGACTGTTCAAGGTTGATAAACGACTCAGTATCTTAACTGCCTGTGGAACAGCGATCTGCGGTGCGGCAGCGGTGGTGGCGATTGCTCCACAAATCAAAGCGAAAGACGACGAAACTGCGATTGGCGCAGCGATAGTCGCTATATTAGGTACAATATTCACGTTGCTCTACACTTTTTTGTACCCTTTGCTAGGCTTATCCGATCTAGGCTACGGGGTATTCTCTGGAGCTACCTTACATGAAATTGCTCACGTCATCGCAGCAGCTGATGCAGGTGGGAATGCAGCAGTAGATATGGCGGTCATCGTTAAATTGACTCGGGTAGCCTTACTTGTTCCTGTGGCTATATTAATTGGGATTTGGACGAATCGCGCGGAAAGAAAAGTTCAGGGAGTTCAGTCTAAAGCCTCGTGGAAAAGTATTCCTATTCCTTGGTTTATTCTCGGTTTCTTACTCGTAAGTGGTGTGAATTCATTAGGGATTGTATCTGCATCAGTGGCAAATGGAATTGTAACGATAGCTTATATGCTAATCGCTATGGCGATGGCTGGACTTGGCTTGAATGTTGATTTGGCGGCATTTAGACGACTGGGGATGAAGTCTTTTGCAGCTGGGCTTATAGGTTCGGTCTTGTTGTCCTTAGTTGGATTTACACTAGTTCACTGGTTTGGACTGGCATGA
- a CDS encoding dienelactone hydrolase family protein gives MAPDKLKELLGDLPTDKPISVTVINQEERDGYRLESLLLDLNGLERVPAYVAIPLDGEGPFPLVVFNHSHGGNYANGRNEFVRSSAYLQQPSFAKALTEMGYAACCIDMWGFNERGGKTESELVKEMLWKGQVMWGMMLYDNIRMLDYMCQREDIDASRIATIGMSMGGLMAWWLAALDERVGVIVDICGQVDAHSLIAVRGLDHHGYYSYVPGLLKHYTTLDIQKRIAPRPRMSLVGRNDRLCPIEGVEHLAQGLSEAYQTAGSPEHWQPLVGSGGHMETLEMRTLWQQFLAKHL, from the coding sequence ATGGCGCCGGATAAACTGAAGGAACTGTTAGGCGATCTTCCAACGGATAAGCCGATTTCGGTAACTGTGATAAACCAAGAGGAACGGGACGGATATCGCCTCGAATCCCTTTTGCTTGATCTGAATGGATTGGAACGGGTTCCTGCTTATGTTGCTATTCCTTTGGATGGAGAAGGACCGTTTCCGCTGGTTGTCTTTAATCATTCTCATGGGGGGAATTACGCGAATGGACGTAATGAGTTTGTTCGCAGCAGCGCCTATTTGCAACAGCCTTCTTTTGCTAAAGCCCTAACGGAGATGGGGTACGCTGCTTGCTGTATCGATATGTGGGGGTTTAATGAGCGTGGCGGTAAAACTGAGAGTGAGCTAGTGAAGGAAATGCTATGGAAGGGGCAGGTCATGTGGGGCATGATGCTGTATGACAATATTCGAATGCTGGATTACATGTGCCAACGTGAGGATATTGACGCTTCCCGAATCGCAACAATCGGTATGTCCATGGGTGGTTTGATGGCATGGTGGCTGGCTGCATTAGACGAACGGGTCGGAGTGATTGTCGACATCTGTGGTCAAGTAGATGCACATAGCTTAATTGCTGTAAGAGGATTAGATCATCATGGCTACTATTCATATGTGCCCGGGTTATTGAAGCATTACACAACGCTCGATATTCAAAAGCGGATTGCTCCCCGCCCGCGAATGAGTCTAGTAGGCAGAAACGATCGGTTATGTCCGATTGAAGGTGTTGAGCATCTGGCTCAAGGATTGTCTGAAGCTTACCAAACAGCAGGGAGCCCAGAACATTGGCAACCGCTAGTGGGAAGTGGAGGGCATATGGAGACTCTGGAAATGCGGACGTTATGGCAGCAATTTTTGGCGAAGCATCTCTAA
- a CDS encoding pectinesterase family protein has product MLVVGKESFCDYRTIQEAIDSLEGEPTSQAVTLYILSGIYQEAVRIYRSNLKVIGLGCVEITMNRYAKERDEAGEEINTFATPTLFLGGSHLVLENLVITNSAGQGERIGQALAVYAHCDQTVFRNCIFKGYQDTLFTGPLPPAPRERRAFGGIPLREHHAQYRQLYQHCYIEGTIDFIFGGATAYFDQCEIRSLRHNENLSGYITAASTPEGQSHGYIFKNCFLTADPDIAPVFLGRPWREYAKTVFVGCQMGLHIHPMGWDNWNNAANEQTVRYQEYDVKDAASLRKKRVPWADCFEDGGEALDKEFVFAGTDFWKQVL; this is encoded by the coding sequence ATGCTAGTAGTGGGCAAAGAATCCTTTTGCGATTATCGCACCATTCAAGAGGCGATAGATTCGCTAGAGGGTGAGCCAACCAGCCAAGCGGTTACGCTCTATATTTTATCCGGCATCTATCAAGAGGCAGTTCGGATTTACCGTTCTAATCTTAAGGTTATAGGACTTGGCTGCGTGGAAATAACCATGAACCGTTATGCCAAAGAGCGTGATGAAGCGGGGGAAGAAATCAATACGTTTGCTACTCCAACGTTATTTCTGGGCGGCAGTCATTTGGTATTAGAGAATCTGGTGATAACCAATAGTGCTGGGCAGGGAGAACGTATTGGGCAGGCATTAGCCGTCTATGCGCATTGCGACCAAACCGTATTCAGAAATTGCATCTTTAAGGGGTATCAGGACACATTGTTCACAGGACCTTTACCACCTGCTCCACGAGAGCGAAGGGCATTCGGAGGTATTCCGCTGAGAGAACATCACGCCCAGTATCGTCAGTTATATCAGCATTGCTATATAGAAGGAACCATCGATTTTATTTTTGGCGGTGCCACGGCTTATTTCGATCAATGTGAGATTCGCAGTTTACGTCATAATGAGAATCTTTCCGGTTATATAACAGCGGCTTCGACACCCGAGGGACAGTCACATGGCTACATTTTTAAGAATTGCTTCTTAACAGCCGATCCTGATATTGCTCCAGTGTTTCTAGGACGTCCTTGGCGCGAGTACGCGAAGACCGTGTTTGTGGGTTGTCAGATGGGCTTGCATATTCATCCTATGGGCTGGGACAACTGGAATAACGCAGCGAATGAGCAAACCGTTAGATATCAGGAATATGACGTGAAGGATGCTGCGTCCCTGAGGAAGAAGCGTGTTCCATGGGCAGATTGCTTTGAGGATGGGGGAGAAGCGCTGGATAAAGAGTTTGTTTTTGCTGGGACGGACTTTTGGAAGCAAGTACTGTAA
- a CDS encoding ATP-dependent DNA helicase — translation MEQVGEWVGDVFYEILPEAGFEVRDEQIYMAFQVERAFAEKKTIFAEAGVGTGKTLVYLLYSICYARYMGKPAIIACADESLIEQLVKPEGDIAKLAKHLNMNIDARLAKSPDKYMCLKKLDHARNNDDGSLPLESLYSTLPDFVHSHAPMQQFHAYGDRRDYPDLNDEQWNKINWDTFQDCFTCDMRHRCGQTLSRDHYRKSSDLIICSHDYYMEHIWTYEARKREGQIPLLPEHCAVVFDEGHLLESAAMKALGYKMKHVVFEELISRLLQNEIRETLAVLIDEAIMQSEQMFKYIRRQCRSIPGSDRKSIALNAPLIREVHRMRSVIAAIEEELVFESGLYTIDEYQLRIVEERLETIEIALRLFEDSGALICWATEDSDGLTLSVMPRNVKEVLQDSLFTQKMPIVFSSATLSVDKSFQYLKDSLGIQDFLSFSVDSPYDYEHQMNVYVPELRSGDFAEKMEISLKLIQQTEGRALLLFRTREELLQFKQLSSQTAESSKYSFLFEGDQEISYLISAFQRDEHSVLCAVTLWEGLDIPGPSLSNVIIWSLPYPPLDPVFMAKRAETSNPFEEVDLPYMLLRLKQGMGRLIRTGTDQGIVTVLAEAEGQHPVHEYITSVLPKGTKLQMLEV, via the coding sequence ATGGAGCAAGTAGGAGAATGGGTCGGAGATGTATTTTATGAAATTCTTCCTGAGGCAGGATTTGAAGTCCGTGATGAACAGATTTACATGGCGTTTCAGGTGGAGCGAGCTTTTGCTGAGAAAAAGACGATTTTTGCTGAGGCAGGGGTCGGTACGGGTAAGACTTTAGTGTATTTGTTATATAGCATTTGTTATGCGCGGTATATGGGCAAACCTGCGATTATCGCTTGTGCGGATGAGTCATTGATCGAGCAGCTTGTGAAACCGGAAGGCGATATTGCCAAGCTTGCGAAGCATCTGAATATGAATATTGATGCCAGACTAGCGAAATCTCCGGACAAGTATATGTGTCTGAAAAAGCTGGATCACGCACGCAACAATGATGATGGGAGCTTGCCGCTGGAGAGTTTATACAGTACTCTACCTGATTTTGTACATTCTCATGCACCGATGCAGCAGTTCCATGCCTATGGCGACCGTAGGGACTATCCAGATTTGAACGATGAGCAATGGAATAAGATCAATTGGGATACGTTTCAGGATTGTTTTACTTGCGATATGCGTCACCGCTGTGGGCAGACGTTGTCCCGTGATCATTACCGGAAATCAAGTGACTTGATCATTTGTTCTCACGATTATTACATGGAACATATTTGGACTTATGAAGCGCGTAAGCGAGAGGGTCAAATTCCTTTACTTCCAGAGCATTGTGCCGTTGTTTTTGACGAAGGGCATTTGTTAGAATCTGCCGCCATGAAGGCGTTAGGCTATAAAATGAAGCATGTTGTCTTTGAAGAACTAATCTCTCGTCTGTTACAGAATGAGATTCGTGAGACGCTCGCGGTACTTATTGATGAAGCGATTATGCAGAGTGAGCAGATGTTTAAATACATTCGTCGTCAATGCCGCAGCATTCCTGGATCGGATCGAAAAAGCATTGCGCTTAACGCACCGCTAATCCGTGAGGTGCACCGCATGCGTAGTGTAATTGCTGCTATCGAAGAAGAATTAGTATTCGAAAGTGGACTTTACACGATTGATGAATATCAGTTGCGGATTGTGGAAGAACGTTTGGAGACCATAGAGATCGCGTTGAGATTGTTTGAGGATTCAGGTGCATTAATCTGCTGGGCGACAGAAGATAGTGATGGCTTAACGCTGTCGGTCATGCCACGTAATGTTAAGGAAGTACTCCAAGACAGCTTGTTCACGCAAAAAATGCCAATCGTATTCTCTTCGGCTACCTTATCCGTGGATAAATCATTCCAATACTTGAAGGACAGTCTTGGGATTCAAGACTTTCTGTCTTTCTCTGTAGACTCACCTTATGATTATGAGCATCAGATGAATGTCTATGTGCCAGAGCTTCGGAGCGGTGATTTTGCTGAAAAAATGGAGATCTCTCTAAAGCTTATCCAGCAGACTGAAGGAAGAGCCCTGCTGCTGTTCCGTACTCGGGAAGAACTTCTGCAGTTCAAGCAGCTCAGCTCGCAGACAGCAGAATCCAGTAAGTATTCTTTCCTCTTTGAAGGGGATCAAGAGATCAGCTATCTGATCTCAGCTTTTCAAAGGGATGAGCATAGTGTGCTTTGTGCGGTAACGCTGTGGGAAGGACTAGACATACCAGGACCTTCATTATCTAATGTGATCATTTGGTCACTGCCTTATCCGCCGCTCGACCCTGTATTTATGGCGAAACGAGCGGAGACCTCCAATCCTTTTGAAGAGGTGGATTTGCCGTACATGCTGCTGAGACTTAAACAAGGGATGGGACGTCTGATCAGAACGGGCACGGACCAAGGAATTGTGACGGTGCTTGCGGAAGCTGAAGGACAACATCCGGTTCACGAGTATATAACTTCTGTACTTCCGAAGGGTACTAAGCTTCAGATGCTAGAAGTGTAA
- a CDS encoding glycoside hydrolase family 88/105 protein: MTVSAPTTPIEWAKKACDSLMDTYKAGELPPAHRWHYHQGVFLCGMELLWNVYQEDRYIQYIQAYVDDLVDEYGNFYFARDELDAVQAGQLLFNLHKRTGKLKYRIAAEKLRNLLLTLNKTSEGGYWHKDKYANQMWLDGLYMAGVFSLKYANVYGDSSLRDTVLHQEKLMRKHMKDETTGLLYHAWDESRRMPWSNPETGCSPEFWSRSLGWYGLALSQFLDLLAVHDPARTGLSSTLSEFVDALIRYQDQESGLWYQVVDKGHEPDNWLETSGSCLFVYTIAKAVKHGIVSDTEMATAAARKGYEGLTRLIQWDDQNRLILPDICIGTSAGDYESYVTRPKVKNDLHGVGALVMACVEMQSLIQD, translated from the coding sequence ATGACTGTCAGTGCACCAACAACACCCATAGAGTGGGCAAAAAAAGCTTGCGATTCATTAATGGATACTTACAAGGCGGGAGAACTTCCTCCAGCTCATCGTTGGCACTACCATCAAGGTGTATTTTTATGCGGTATGGAGCTATTGTGGAATGTATATCAAGAAGACCGCTATATTCAGTATATTCAGGCATACGTGGATGATTTGGTAGATGAATACGGTAACTTTTATTTTGCCCGTGATGAGTTAGATGCCGTTCAAGCCGGACAACTGCTGTTTAACCTTCATAAGCGGACAGGTAAACTCAAGTATCGCATTGCTGCAGAGAAGCTGAGGAATTTATTGCTTACGTTAAACAAAACCTCTGAGGGTGGGTACTGGCATAAGGATAAATATGCTAACCAAATGTGGTTAGACGGGCTTTATATGGCAGGTGTATTCTCGTTAAAATATGCTAATGTCTATGGCGATTCTAGCTTGCGTGATACGGTTCTCCATCAGGAGAAGTTAATGCGCAAGCACATGAAAGATGAGACAACCGGGTTATTATATCATGCTTGGGACGAGAGTCGCCGGATGCCGTGGTCGAACCCGGAGACAGGCTGTTCACCAGAATTCTGGAGCAGATCGTTAGGGTGGTATGGTCTCGCATTGTCGCAATTTCTTGATCTGTTGGCCGTCCATGATCCCGCTCGAACTGGATTATCTTCTACTTTAAGTGAATTCGTTGATGCCCTTATTCGTTATCAAGATCAAGAGAGTGGGCTTTGGTATCAGGTCGTGGACAAGGGGCACGAGCCGGATAATTGGCTTGAGACCTCAGGGTCATGTTTATTTGTCTACACGATTGCCAAAGCCGTGAAGCATGGCATTGTAAGTGATACAGAAATGGCTACAGCTGCAGCTAGAAAAGGCTATGAAGGGTTAACCAGGTTGATTCAGTGGGATGACCAGAATAGATTAATTTTGCCGGACATCTGTATCGGTACTTCGGCTGGGGATTACGAGAGTTATGTCACTCGACCTAAAGTTAAGAATGATTTACATGGCGTGGGCGCGTTGGTGATGGCTTGTGTGGAGATGCAGAGTTTAATTCAAGATTGA
- a CDS encoding MerR family transcriptional regulator: MKYCIGEFASILGVTADTLRLYEKHDIVRPTKDNSNNYRYFNDLDARDLLMSRWYRSMGIPLPEVATLMKESSLEQVMGRMQETESNLEEEIKRKTMLLKKMNEIHNELRELDSSLYKCKLKQLPGMYRLKQTDKNALLKNDIVKSLVNTWMDLLPYAFYSFRIEDTGIFFSENNNFNYSWGLTLLEDEAQQFEMDIEEYAEYISPSLCISATMLCTDEKYITKNSLQFMFDYIEANHYSISGDVVGKLLLTEKIEGHNRSYLEVNIPIK, encoded by the coding sequence GTGAAATATTGCATAGGGGAATTTGCTTCCATTCTCGGTGTAACTGCAGATACGCTGAGGTTATACGAGAAACATGATATTGTTAGGCCCACTAAAGATAACAGCAATAATTACAGATATTTTAATGACTTAGATGCAAGAGATTTGCTAATGAGTAGATGGTACAGAAGTATGGGAATTCCATTGCCGGAAGTGGCAACGCTGATGAAGGAGTCTTCATTAGAGCAAGTTATGGGTAGGATGCAGGAAACAGAGTCGAATTTAGAAGAAGAGATCAAGCGGAAGACGATGCTGCTAAAAAAGATGAATGAAATTCATAATGAACTCAGAGAATTAGACTCCTCTTTATATAAGTGTAAACTTAAACAGCTGCCAGGTATGTATAGACTAAAGCAAACGGATAAAAATGCATTATTAAAAAATGATATTGTAAAAAGCTTAGTCAACACTTGGATGGATCTGCTGCCGTATGCGTTTTATTCTTTTAGAATTGAGGATACAGGTATCTTTTTCAGTGAAAACAATAATTTTAATTATAGCTGGGGCCTTACTTTGCTAGAAGATGAAGCGCAACAATTCGAAATGGATATTGAAGAGTACGCAGAGTATATTAGCCCAAGTCTTTGTATCTCAGCAACAATGTTATGTACGGATGAAAAATATATCACGAAGAACTCCTTGCAGTTCATGTTTGACTATATCGAAGCTAATCATTATTCCATTTCGGGAGATGTGGTTGGAAAATTACTGCTCACCGAAAAAATTGAAGGCCATAATAGATCTTATTTGGAAGTGAATATCCCAATCAAATAG